The following are encoded together in the Rhinopithecus roxellana isolate Shanxi Qingling chromosome 5, ASM756505v1, whole genome shotgun sequence genome:
- the ADPGK gene encoding ADP-dependent glucokinase isoform X4 produces MNMLEVFVSSLEEFQPDLVVLSGLHMMEGQSKELQRKRLLEVVTSISDIPTGIPVHLELASMTNRELMSSIVHQQVFPAVTSLGLNEQELLFLTQSASGPHSSLSSWNGVPDVGMVSDILFWILKEHGRSKSRASDLTRIHFHTLVYHILATVDGHWANQLAAVAAGARVAGTQACATETIDTSRVSLRAPQEFMTSHSEAGSRIVLNPNKPVVEWHREGISFHFTPVLVCKDPIRTVGLGDAISAEGLFYSEVHPHY; encoded by the exons ATGAATATGCTGGAGGTGTTTGTGTCTAGCCTGGAGGAGTTTCAGCCAGACCTGGTGGTCCTCTCTGGATTGCACATGATGGAGGGACAAAGCAAGGAGCTCCAGAGGAAGAGACTGTTGGAG GTTGTAACCTCCATTTCTGACATCCCCACTGGTATTCCGGTTCACCTAGAGCTGGCCAGTATGACCAACAGGGAGCTCATGAGCAGCATTGTGCATCAG CAGGTCTTTCCTGCGGTGACTTCTCTTGGGCTGAATGAACAGGAGCTGTTATTTCTCACCCAGTCGGCATCTGgacctcactcttctctctcttcgTGGAACGGTGTTCCTGATGTGGGCATGGTCAGTGACATCCTCTTCTGGATCTTGAAAGAACACGGGAGGAGTAAAAGCAGAGCCTCAGATCTCACTAGGATCCATTTCCACACGCTGGTCTACCACATCCTGGCAACTGTGGATGGACACTGGGCCAACCAGCTGGCAGCCGTGGCTGCAGGAGCTCGTGTGGCTGGGACACAGGCCTGCGCCACAGAAACCATAGACACCAGCCGAGTGTCTCTGAGGGCACCCCAAGAGTTCATGACTTCCCATTCGGAGGCAGGCTCCAGGATTGTATTAAACCCAAACAAGCCAGTAGTAGAATGGCACAGAGAGGGAATATCCTTCCACTTCACACCAGTGTTGGTGTGTAAAGACCCCATTCGAACTGTAGGCCTTGGAGATGCCATTTCAGCCGAAGGACTCTTCTATTCGGAAGTACACCCTCACTATTAG